Part of the Halorubrum lacusprofundi ATCC 49239 genome, ACTGTCTCCGATAAAACGATGAACTTTGGCGGGAAGGAAATGTCGGTTATTGATTACATAAAATCAGATGACAAGTACTCACAGGAAGCCTTTGATGCCATAGACCCTGATGAGCCATTGGCAAGAGTTCGGTTCCCTTGGAGTGATGATCCCGTTGACACCGCCCCATCGTTGCTCCATCCACTTCCCAATGGAATAGAACCGAAGATGACAGGATATGCGGCACGATCAGCAGACGAACGATGGCGCGATACTGAACGATTCGCTAAGCGAATTGATTACGTTCAGGTGTTCGATGAGCAATGCAATGTCTCAGACGAACCTCGGCGAGGGGGATCCGTCCACGATTATCCATCGCTCAAGTTTGGAGGAACAGAAGTACTGAATCTCGGCCAACAGAACCCACTTAATACGGATCAGACAGTTAATAGACAAAACTGGCGATATCTTGTCCGGGATTTCTTGGAAGAATATGGACCTGCAGTTCGACAAAGAGGTGCTGCACAAATCGATGTTGTTCATCCTGACGGGCGGAGCGATATGGCTGCAGAACTATTTGCAAATTTGTCGAAATACCTTGAGAATTTCGTCGGGATCACAGTTCGCGATCAACCAGGAATTGTTTCTCACTCTGACTATCAGAAACTCCGAGAGTGGAGAGAACGTCACGCCGAAGACTCAGATGGAATCCTCGTCCTTCAGGAGGATGGCTCTGACCGTTATCTCGATATCGTCGCTGAACTTGAAGGGAACCCGACACAGGGAATCACTGTTGGCACCTACGAGTCTTCACTTCGGTCCTCTGGATTCGATGACTCAATGTATAACATCGCATGCGGACTTGCGACGAAGATGGGTGTTCGCCCCTTCCTGCTCGACCAACCACTGAACGCAGACTTATTTTTGGGAATGAGTGTTACTGGGGACGAGGTGAATAACGCTACAGCAGTTCTAGTGTCCGGTGAAGACGGTGATCTTATCGGTCAGACACAGACTAATTTGGCGACAGGATCGAGCACAGTTACTGGAAAAGACGTTGCTGCTCGAATCGTCCGGCAACAGATTTCCGCTGCAATTGACCGGAATCAGCTCGGTTACGTGGGATCACTCACCATTCATCGTAACGGTCAGTTCGGAGATGGAGAGTTGGAAGGGATACGAGAGGGCATCGCGGAACTACAGTCCAGTGGTGATCTCAACGAGGAACTCACATGGCAAGCAATAGAGATATCAGACGGTTCATCCCATCGCCTCTACACTGACGATTCTGGATCTATGGTACAGACTGGATCAGTTATGCCACTCGATGACAAGAGCGTAACTGTTGTAACGTTCGGTTCTCCGCATATTCATCAGGCTACCCCTGATCCGTTGTACTGTACAATTGCGGATGGAGAAGGAGAAACAGATATCAATTTAATTGGGACAGATATCCTGTCTCTCTCGTTTCTTAATTGGGGATCGCCGATGATGAAAATGAAGCAACCCTTGACGACTTACCTCCCAGCAGAGATGCATGACATTTTATCAACTGGAACACAGCTTAATCACCCTCCGTTCTGAGCCCCAGATGTAGCCTATTTGCCTCAACTCTTAGATGACGGGTCTCCGACACCGAGGTCTTTCCGAACGTTTCCTCCATCAACCGTGTAAGGTCTACGTCGATCTGTCTCTCGGCTATTTCCTCGATCGCGTTCAGCAGGTTCTGTTCGATCCAACTATCATACTCCGAACTTTTGTCACGCTCAAGAATGGATAGATGAGCTTCATAGCTATTTACAGCTTCGCCAAGATTGTCTAGTACGTTCGAATTGAGACGATTCTCCAAAATCGCGGTGACGTATCTGTAGCGTAGCGCGTCCGGTGGATGCCCAATTTCGTCAGAGTACTGAGGGAGAAAGTACGGCTGCTTTGACTGAAGATTACTAACAACTGCAGACAGGTAGGCTGGACCAAAAATAAGGGCCCCGCAGGCATCACAGAGTAGTTCTGGAAACCACTCCTGCCAAGTGGCCCGTACAAGTGGCCGCTGGCGCTCTCTGAACTCCGAAACAAACCCCTCAAGTTCTTTTCTAAACCCTCGTAGTGCTTCCGTCGATAAGTGATCAACGACGGCGTGACCCAGTTCGTGGGCCAGTAGTGGAGAGTCAGAAAAAACATCATTTTGACGAGGAAGATGAATTGCATAGTAATCTTGATGAATCACACCATAGGATGCAAACGCGTCCCAGACTACTGGTAGGTACGTCGCGTCGATTTTAAGCCGTTTGTCAACCTCGTCACAAACATTTGCTGCATATTCAAGCAGAGTGGGATACCGATTCGACTGCTCGATAGATAGTGTATGATATAGTATTGCCTGTTGGAGATCTTCTACCCGTGAGCGCGTGTTTGTCAATCTGCTAAGGTGAGGGGCATAAACTCTCCGTAACTGCTCCGTTGAGGGGTTCTGTTTAGCGGTTTCCTGCAATAGATCCTCACGATCCTTCACTGTCTGCAGTTCGCTTCTTACACTTTCAACCAAGTTGACAAACGGATATTCATCAGTTAGGTTCTGTTCTGAAAGATATTTCTCAAGATGACTAACTTGTCCCTCAATTCTTTCACGACGATGATATGTGAGCTTAACCGACAAGCTTACTCCTTAGTCGCTCTGCCTCAGATTTAGATACTTTTCCGGCGAGTTCTTCGATGTCAGTGAGAGTTGTCTCCGCGCGTTGAATACCCTGTACTGCATCAAGATTCTCTTCAGCCTGCTCCAGTGATTCAATATCTTCCTCTAACCTTGTCACAGCTTCGTTCGAAACCTGTCGCCAGTTGTCGCAGAGTTGCTGTGATAATGCGTATGTGTAATCGTCTACTTCTTCCGGCGATGTCAGCCCTCGACGTAGCTTCGAAAGGAGTTTCTTACCCTCACTCAGTTGAGACCGGAGCGTGTCGTCTTGGTAGGACATTTCGAGTCCGTCGTCACGGTTTCTAAGCACGCCAATGGCTAAGAGCGCGGCGTCAGCCTGCTCATTGAAGCGGCGGTTTTCTTCGTGCCGCCGCCTCGTTCGCCAGATGCTCATCGTTAAGACGAAATTGTAGGCCGAAGTGCAAATATCTTGCTGTAGCCACCGTCCATCTACTGAACGCCATTTTCAGCGGTTAAAACGGTGGATTGTAGTCAGTTAGCACTTTATTTAATCCAAAATAATATCAATTTAAGTGTAATTTTGAAATGTGATTCTGAGACAGTATTCCAATGAAGTGCAGTCCACACTACCTACGAGCGTGTTTACATCGGTATTGGATTGTTGCCAATTTAATATCTGTTTCAAAACACCTGAATCTAAATAGATGATGAAAAAATTCTGATTAAAAAGTATAAGATACCTGCATTCAATAGTGTATCTATGATTAGTATTTTGGATGAGAAAAACTCGGTCAATAATCAACCGATATCAGAAAATATTCGCCAATAATACATGTCTGTTGATCTTGGTGTACGTCTACTTACTCTCCGATGTGATGCGCTGGCTGAAGCGTCGACGACTACCATCACTGATCTGGTCGACTACTTCGAAGCAGATCTCATCTATATTATTGAAGAAAAACTGGACATGCGAATCGTGAGCACAGTCGAGCGTACTGCTTCTTGTTCAGTAGTATACACTCGAAGTAGCGCGGTTCACACCGAGACTGTTGACGGGGTCACCGTGTCTATTGTCAGCTCGCTCGACTTCATAGGTGGGGCCTCCACCGCCAGCGGGCGAGAGATTCCAGAGGATGTCAACTACGTCATCTGTGATGAGATTCAGACAAGCGCCGACTCGGTCACATTAGATGTCTCACTCGATGGTCTCGACCACCTCGCTCGCTTCCAGAATCGAACCGACCGAGAAGTAACGTTCCTCACCGGGGCCATGGAGGCCAGTTACGATTTCGTATGGAAGGCCGACGTCGACGACGAGAGCGTTCGCCTCCCCATCCGCGGACTTGCTCCAACCCGCCGGCAAGGGGCACCCGAACTCGCCTGCATTTCGCTTGATTCGGGTGGCCGCATCGCTGTGTCCACGACACCGGCGGATAAATTCGGTCTGCAATCTCTTTCGGGTGTGGGCAAGGGAACCGCCCCAAAGCTCGCTCGAAATGGGTACGAGACGCGTGACGACGTCGCAGCCGCGACGGAACAAGAGCTTCGTGAGGTGCAAGGTATCGGTGAGTCGAAAGCTCAGAGCATCCGCCAGAGCGCCCACGCATTATCCGAGGGATGCGTCATCCGTCTCACGGACGAAACTGTCCCGGCAGCAGAGTATAGTCCGCTGTTCATCGATATCGAGACCGACGGCCTTAATCCGAGTATCATCTGGCTCATCGGCGTCTATGACCCTGAAACAGACGAGTACGTCGACTTCATCGATACAGAACCGTCGCGAGAAAACCCAGGCAAAGCCACCCGAGAGTTTGTTGCGTGGCTAGCCAGCAAGTACGATCGCACGTCCCTCATCGCGTGGAACGGCCACAACTTCGACTTCAAACACCTCAGCCGATTCATCCGAGGACACGCACCGGAGTACGCAGACTACTGGTCGAACTCCGTATTCGAGTACGACCTGTTCGATTGGGCTGTGCGAAAAGACAACGCCATCCTCCCCGGTCGGACGAACCGGGTTGAAGATGTCGCTGAGGCTCTCGGGCATGGGCGCGACTCGGCTGCTGCCGCCGTGGATGGGAAATCACTGGCGAAGACCATCCAACGGCTTCTCGTGTCTCCAGAGCGCGCTCGAGACCTAGACTGGGAGGCCGCTCGGGCATACTGTGAGGCAGACGTCCGTGAGCTGGCTGCAGTCTACGAATCGATTGCTGAGGCGACGCCCGGCCACAAGCGTGCCAGCGTTCCTGCTGATGAAAACACCACGCAGACCGGACTCATGGACTTCTAACAATGCACGACGACCACGATACCGACCACAGCCAGACAGACCTTACGACCAATCCGAAGGACAACAGCAACAACGGTGATATCGATATCGAGACGGACATCCTCCAACTCACCGGCGAGGATCTCGAGAGTACCTACCCGAATAACCGCTACTTCGGGCAGGTTCACGAAAACTTCGAGATTCCCGCTCGTGAGGAACAGACTGTTCCAGCAGGGGACGTGCTTCCGCCCAAGATCGCTCAAAACCTCGAATTCAACCCGTGGAGCCACCAAGCAGAGGCTCTCCAGGTGCTCGACCGCGGTGACAACGTGTGTGTGGCGACTAGTACATCCTCGGGGAAGACGCTGGTCTACGGTCTTCACATCGCTCGTCAATACCTTGAGGATCCGGAGACGCGGTCGCTTATTGTCTATCCGACAAAGGCGCTCAGTCGCGACCAAGAGCAAGAACTCAACGAGTTCCTTCGTAACACGCTTGGACTGGATATCAGTGTCGGCGTCTACGATGGTGACACGAAGAGCGAGGAAAAGTCTCGCATCCGCGATGAGTGCAACGTCGTAATCACGAACTTCGTCGGTCTGAATCAGTATCTGGAGAGTCACCACCTGTGGGCAGACTTCCATTCGAACTGCTCGCTAGTGGTTATCGACGAAGCCCACATGTGGACTGGCCTCGGCGGGATGCACGTCGCCTGGATCCTCCGACGCGCCCAGCGGATCATCGATTACTACGGCGGCGATCCGCAGTACGTTCTCACGACGGCGACGATTGGCAATCCCACAGAACACGCTCTCGCACTCACTGGTGAGCCCGCGGCAGTCGTCGACGAAGACGGATCACCGCGAGGCATCCGTCACCTCGTGTTCTGGGACCCCCCGATGAGTGGTGACGACGGTTTCACTGACGACATCGACTCTCCGGCGCTTTCGAAGCGTCCTGCGACGGTCGAAGCCCCGGAAGTGTGGGCGCATATGTGCCAGAAGAACGTCCAGTCGCTCCTGTTCTGTGACTCGCGGAAGCTCACCGAGTTGTCTGTCAACCGTGCGAAGCGGTTCATCAGCGACCCAAAGAACCGATATCAGGGAAGACCGGACCTCGCATCCTACCATGCCGGACACGGCAAACAGTCCCGTCGAGGGACGGAGTACCAACTCAAAGAAGGACAACTTGACGGCGTCTCGACGACGAGTGCCCTGGAAGTCGGTATCAATATCGGCGGCGTCGATGGGACCGTCCTCATGGGCTATCCGGGGTCGCGCCAGTCGTTCTGGCAACGAATCGGTCGATCGGGCAGAGGAACGCGAGATGCGCTCTCTGTGTTCGTCCCGAGCCACTCCACGCTCGACCAGTACATTCTCCGGCACCCGGAGTATGTCCTCGAAGAAGATCACGAGAGCGCCGTAGTCGACCTCGACAACAATCCCGTGTACCTCCAGCAACTCAACTGCGCCGCGCAGGAACTCCCCCTCACACGCGATGATGCAGAGGATTTCGGAGGCGAGGAACGACTGGAACGTGCCGTGGAGTACGGCCGACGTAAGGGCGACCTCGAAGGATCCCTCGATAGCGGCGTGATGTACGCCCATCGCGACCGCCCACAGGATGCGATCAGCCTATA contains:
- a CDS encoding ribonuclease H-like domain-containing protein; its protein translation is MSVDLGVRLLTLRCDALAEASTTTITDLVDYFEADLIYIIEEKLDMRIVSTVERTASCSVVYTRSSAVHTETVDGVTVSIVSSLDFIGGASTASGREIPEDVNYVICDEIQTSADSVTLDVSLDGLDHLARFQNRTDREVTFLTGAMEASYDFVWKADVDDESVRLPIRGLAPTRRQGAPELACISLDSGGRIAVSTTPADKFGLQSLSGVGKGTAPKLARNGYETRDDVAAATEQELREVQGIGESKAQSIRQSAHALSEGCVIRLTDETVPAAEYSPLFIDIETDGLNPSIIWLIGVYDPETDEYVDFIDTEPSRENPGKATREFVAWLASKYDRTSLIAWNGHNFDFKHLSRFIRGHAPEYADYWSNSVFEYDLFDWAVRKDNAILPGRTNRVEDVAEALGHGRDSAAAAVDGKSLAKTIQRLLVSPERARDLDWEAARAYCEADVRELAAVYESIAEATPGHKRASVPADENTTQTGLMDF
- a CDS encoding DEAD/DEAH box helicase, producing MHDDHDTDHSQTDLTTNPKDNSNNGDIDIETDILQLTGEDLESTYPNNRYFGQVHENFEIPAREEQTVPAGDVLPPKIAQNLEFNPWSHQAEALQVLDRGDNVCVATSTSSGKTLVYGLHIARQYLEDPETRSLIVYPTKALSRDQEQELNEFLRNTLGLDISVGVYDGDTKSEEKSRIRDECNVVITNFVGLNQYLESHHLWADFHSNCSLVVIDEAHMWTGLGGMHVAWILRRAQRIIDYYGGDPQYVLTTATIGNPTEHALALTGEPAAVVDEDGSPRGIRHLVFWDPPMSGDDGFTDDIDSPALSKRPATVEAPEVWAHMCQKNVQSLLFCDSRKLTELSVNRAKRFISDPKNRYQGRPDLASYHAGHGKQSRRGTEYQLKEGQLDGVSTTSALEVGINIGGVDGTVLMGYPGSRQSFWQRIGRSGRGTRDALSVFVPSHSTLDQYILRHPEYVLEEDHESAVVDLDNNPVYLQQLNCAAQELPLTRDDAEDFGGEERLERAVEYGRRKGDLEGSLDSGVMYAHRDRPQDAISLYSSGGNTFDVRLAGDGSIDHQPIGRDRAYRDYHEGATVLHQGEQYQVVELREDIPQPYISLEKANVSYYTQSQGQVNIYDTVVEDSREVGPFTLNWGYGTVSIHYSTYLKREIGSGDVLELGNETGVPPLEMRTQLCWAETPNDIERAMLNKHSEYHNPECINLPPRLHGYLGGIHAVEHAMIAVSPLELKVDGGDIGGLATNRLPGNPDKSGWFIYDGIEGGLGFSRSIYEHFEDVARRAHDLIVDCSCGRDEGCPACTMDDRCGNDNRPLYSPAAADVIEHLLGDQEEDDLNEHLPETGSEVTPVEEQRPPASIS